A window from Drosophila yakuba strain Tai18E2 chromosome 3L, Prin_Dyak_Tai18E2_2.1, whole genome shotgun sequence encodes these proteins:
- the LOC6533497 gene encoding serine/threonine-protein kinase mig-15 isoform X8 — MAHQQQQQLAPSVNCSLDDIDLTALKDPAGIFELIEVVGNGTYGQVYKGRHTKTGQLAAIKVMDVTEDEEEEIKLEINVLKKYSNHRNIATYYGAFIKKSPPGKDDQLWLVMEYCGAGSVTDLVKSTKGQSLKEEWIAYICREILRGLSYLHSNKVIHRDIKGQNVLLTDNAEVKLVDFGVSAQLDRTIGRRNTFIGTPYWMAPEVIACDENPDATYDNRSDLWSLGITALEMAESQPPLCDLHPMRALFLIPRNSPPRLKSKKWSKKFHGFIDTVLVKDYHQRPYTENLLKHGFIKDQPTDRQVRIQLKDHIDRCKKRKQEKEREDYRYSGSDNDDDEPQLAGEHSSIVQAPGGDTLRRNFQQIQEGRLAAEQQQQHHLMAQAQAQAAAAHAAAQAQAQLQQQQQQAAAAAAAAAHAAQQAQQAAQQQAQAQQPQANRQPKPPSRQQVEEPGPPARPPQRLIVVPDPPHANRPLPPTPKCGEPAGQTPQQQQRNSQNNFKPSLPPRRPEDHLDVLAAQLSELGVVFSQQPQPQTAAGGQGSQQQAQPEAPPRNNRQSSGLSSSGGSASGGGGSSKPAAALPQQSNNHLGQPVNPLDPLDSSDSDSEPDEPNDRARNDGTLLASDPPKPLPEFSYRPGLGPVSEDVSTTTPLSHGSGGPPNRPLPPTPDDDDQAGDRTLIMKRNRGGGGGGGGGSSGVGADGTGLGTPGTRTSSVLPDLLSQASPATPPRHDKSSSEEYQAAISSSVHSTPSKSFIASSGSGGGGLGLGGGTVVGGVIISSNHSPQSTISLASSSSNSRQNSPKNSISKTRSSSSITNLLHKSASSSSANLHHLTPCSSTSSASISNPLPPHAYALQQKQRSFLTFGFGAGGSGPSRRESHVNVNVTPTSHEAANDTPEIRKYKKRFNSEILCAALWGVNLLIGTENGLMLLDRSGQGKVYQLISRRRFQQMEVLEGQNILVTISGKKNRVRVYYLSWLKSKILRTDGLSDQVERRNGWINVGDLQGAVHFKIVKYERIKFLVIALKDSIEIYAWAPKPYHKFMAFKNFGELEHRPLLVDLTIEDQSRLKVIYGSAEGFHAVDLDSAEVYDIYLPKHTQGAIIPHCIVALPNSNGMQLLLCYDNEGVYVNTVGRVSKNIVLQWGEMPTSVAYIGTGQIMGWGNKAIEIRSVESGHLDGVFMHKKAQRLKFLCERNDKVFFSSAKGASSCQIYFMTLNKPGMANW; from the exons GGCCGTCACACGAAGACTGGTCAATTGGCTGCCATAAAGGTGATGGACGTCACCGAGGACGAAGAGGAGGAGATCAAGCTGGAGATCAATGTGCTAAAGAAATACTCGAATCACCGCAACATTGCCACCTACTACGGTGCCTTCATCAAGAAGTCACCGCCTGGGAAGGACGATCAGCTATGGCTGGTGATGGAGTACTGTGGTGCTGGATCGGTGACGGATCTGGTCAAGTCCACCAAGGGTCAGAGCCTGAAGGAGGAGTGGATCGCCTACATTTGCCGCGAGATCCTGCGGGGCCTGAGCTACCTGCACTCGAACAAAGTCATCCATCGCGACATCAAGGGGCAGAATGTGCTCCTCACCGACAATGCCGAGGTGAAGCTGGTGGACTTTGGTGTGTCCGCTCAGCTGGATCGCACGATAGGCCGGCGCAACACATTCATCG GTACTCCCTACTGGATGGCCCCCGAGGTCATTGCCTGCGACGAGAATCCCGACGCCACGTACGACAATCGCTCCGATCTGTGGTCGCTGGGCATCACCGCCCTGGAGATGGCTGAGTCACAGCCCCCGCTCTGCGATCTGCATCCGATGCGCGCCCTCTTCCTGATTCCGCGCAACTCGCCACCCAGACTCAAATCGAAGAAGTGGTCCAAGAAGTTTCACGGCTTTATTGACACGGTGCTAG TTAAGGACTATCACCAGCGGCCTTACACCGAGAACCTGCTGAAGCACGGCTTCATCAAGGACCAGCCCACAGATCGCCAGGTGCGCATCCAGCTGAAGGACCACATCGATCGCTGCAAGAAGCGcaagcaggagaaggagcgcGAGGACTATCGCTACTCGGGCTccgacaacgacgacgacgaacCGCAGCTGGCCGGCGAGCACAGCTCCATTGTCCAGGCACCAGGCGGCGATACGTTGCGCCGCAACTTCCAGCAGATCCAGGAGGGTCGCCTGGCcgccgagcagcagcagcagcatcacctGATGGCCCAGGCGCAGGCCCAGGCGGCTGCCGCCCATGCCGCTGCCCAGGCACAGGCGcaactccagcagcagcaacaacaggctgcggcggcggcagcagcggcggcccATGCAGCACAACAGGCTCAGCAGGCCGcccagcagcaggcgcaggcCCAGCAGCCCCAGGCCAATCGGCAGCCGAAACCGCCATCG cGCCAGCAGGTTGAGGAGCCGGGTCCGCCGGCACGGCCGCCACAGCGCCTGATCGTGGTGCCGGATCCGCCGCACGCCAATCGGCCATTGCCACCGACCCCCAAGTGCGGCGAGCCGGCGGGACAGacgccgcagcaacagcagcgcaaCTCGCAGAATAACTTCAAGCCATCG ttaCCACCAAGGAGACCTGAG GATCATTTGGATGTGTTAGCAGCACAATTAAGTGAATTGGGCGTGGTCTTCTCCCAACAGCCACAGCCGCAGACGGCCGCCGGTGGCCAGGGATCCCAGCAGCAGGCACAGCCGGAGGCGCCGCCTCGCAACAATCGCCAGTCGAGCGGTCTGTCCTCCTCCGGGGGATCGGCATCCGGAGGCGGCGGCTCATCCAAGCCGGCCGCCGCACTGCCGCAACAGTCGAACAATCATCTGGGCCAGCCGGTGAATCCACTGGATCCCTTGGACAGCAGCGATTCGGACAGCGAGCCGGATGAGCCCAACGATCGGGCCAGGAACGATGGAACTCTACTGGCCAGTGATCCGCCCAAGCCACT ACCCGAATTCTCATATAGGCCCGGCTTGGGACCCGTCTCCGAGGACGTCAGCACGACAACGCCCTTGAGTCACGGCAGCGGTGGACCGCCCAACCGCCCACTGCCGCCCACGCCCGACGACGACGATCAGGCCGGCGATCGGACTTTGATCATGAAGCGC AATcgaggaggcggcggcggaggaggcggtggcagCAGCGGCGTGGGCGCCGATGGCACTGGATTGGGAACTCCTGGGACAAGGACCAGCAGTGTCCTGCCGGATCTACTCAGCCAGGCGTCGCCGGCAACGCCACCGCGCCATGATAAATCATCCAGTGAGGAG TATCAAGCGGCCATTAGCTCATCCGTGCATTCCACGCCATCGAAATCGTTTATCGCCAGCAGCGgaagcggcggcggcggtctCGGTTTGGGGGGCGGTACCGTTGTGGGCGGCGTGATTATCAGCAGCAATCACTCGCCACAATCGACGATATCGCTCGCCTCCTCGTCCTCGAATTCGCGCCAGAATTCGCCCAAGAATTCGATCAGCAAGACGCGCTCCTCCAGCAGTATTACTAATCTCTTGCACAAATCTGCTTCTTCCTCCTCCGCGAACCTGCACCACCTGACGCCCTGCTCCTCGACGTCCTCGGCCTCGATCTCCAATCCGCTGCCACCGCACGCCTACGCCCTGCAACAGAAGCAGCGCAGTTTCCTGACCTTTGGCTTTGGGGCCGGCGGCTCTGGTCCCTCGCGACGGGAGTCGCACGTCAATGTCAATGTAACGCCCACCTCCCACGAGGCGGCCAACGATACGCCCGAGATCCGTAAGTATAAGAAGCGCTTCAACTCGGAGATCCTGTGCGCAGCGCTGTGGGGCGTCAACCTGCTGATTGGAACGGAGAATGGCTTAATGCTGCTAGATCGATCCGGTCAGGGCAAG GTATACCAGCTCATCTCGCGACGCCGTTTCCAGCAAATGGAGGTGCTAGAGGGCCAGAACATATTGGTCACCATATCCGGCAAGAAGAACCGAGTGCGCGTCTACTACTTGTCCTGGCTAAAGTCAAAGATCTTGCGCACCGACGGACTCTCCGAT CAAGTGGAGCGTCGGAACGGTTGGATAAACGTGGGTGATCTGCAAGGTGCTGTACATTTTAAGATTGTCAAATACGAGAGGATTAAGTTCCTAGTGATTGCATTAAAAGACTctattgaaatttatgcatgGGCTCCCAAACCATATCacaaatttatggcatttaaG AATTTTGGTGAACTGGAACATCGCCCGCTTTTGGTCGATCTCACCATTGAGGATCAGTCGAGACTGAAGGTGATCTATGGCTCCGCCGAGGGTTTCCATGCGGTTGATTTAGACTCAGCTGAAGTATACGATATCTATCTTCCCAAGCAT ACTCAGGGTGCAATCATTCCGCATTGTATTGTGGCGCTTCCCAACTCAAATGGCATGCAATTGCTGCTTTGCTACGACAATGAGGGCGTCTATGTGAACACAGTGGGCCGGGTTTCCAAGAACATTGTACTGCAG TGGGGCGAGATGCCCACCTCGGTGGCCTACATTGGCACTGGACAAATCATGGGCTGGGGCAATAAAGCAATAGAG ATACGTTCCGTTGAGAGCGGCCATTTGGATGGTGTGTTCATGCACAAAAAGGCGCAGCGCTTGAAATTCCTTTGCGAGCGAAACGACAAAGTATTCTTCAGCAGTGCCAAAGGTGCTTCATCGTGTCAAATCTACTTTATGACGCTCAACAAGCCGGGCATGGCCAATTGGTAA
- the LOC6533497 gene encoding mitogen-activated protein kinase kinase kinase kinase 4 isoform X7, with translation MAHQQQQQLAPSVNCSLDDIDLTALKDPAGIFELIEVVGNGTYGQVYKGRHTKTGQLAAIKVMDVTEDEEEEIKLEINVLKKYSNHRNIATYYGAFIKKSPPGKDDQLWLVMEYCGAGSVTDLVKSTKGQSLKEEWIAYICREILRGLSYLHSNKVIHRDIKGQNVLLTDNAEVKLVDFGVSAQLDRTIGRRNTFIGTPYWMAPEVIACDENPDATYDNRSDLWSLGITALEMAESQPPLCDLHPMRALFLIPRNSPPRLKSKKWSKKFHGFIDTVLVKDYHQRPYTENLLKHGFIKDQPTDRQVRIQLKDHIDRCKKRKQEKEREDYRYSGSDNDDDEPQLAGEHSSIVQAPGGDTLRRNFQQIQEGRLAAEQQQQHHLMAQAQAQAAAAHAAAQAQAQLQQQQQQAAAAAAAAAHAAQQAQQAAQQQAQAQQPQANRQPKPPSRQQVEEPGPPARPPQRLIVVPDPPHANRPLPPTPKCGEPAGQTPQQQQRNSQNNFKPSLPPRRPEDHLDVLAAQLSELGVVFSQQPQPQTAAGGQGSQQQAQPEAPPRNNRQSSGLSSSGGSASGGGGSSKPAAALPQQSNNHLGQPVNPLDPLDSSDSDSEPDEPNDRARNDGTLLASDPPKPLPGLGPVSEDVSTTTPLSHGSGGPPNRPLPPTPDDDDQAGDRTLIMKRKLEQNINRLQKSASTSQANVTPSRRGDESNLLRDWDFDRFFPKNANGPRGSGRGSPTTTASLSRSSQLSTLKVDTKLQRASVAEAITRPVPRGYQPLKAEPTASQSIAKEQGSGSGSGSASGSGSSGSTNSPAHKRQDSDSRLPMNFERGFRRENSDFFPLAKRYSAVFSGATASGSTAGSPSAQALQRSSAVYQRNSIYNSSISSKSKENAAPGTPGAAAAGTATVTATASAKPGATASTTTATKGAAPKTSKSLGNFHFLRPRREKTESVIVLQNAAVRAQRQQQLQQQQQQQQQQLQQQQQQQNRGGGGGGGGGSSGVGADGTGLGTPGTRTSSVLPDLLSQASPATPPRHDKSSSEEKQRSFLTFGFGAGGSGPSRRESHVNVNVTPTSHEAANDTPEIRKYKKRFNSEILCAALWGVNLLIGTENGLMLLDRSGQGKVYQLISRRRFQQMEVLEGQNILVTISGKKNRVRVYYLSWLKSKILRTDGLSDQVERRNGWINVGDLQGAVHFKIVKYERIKFLVIALKDSIEIYAWAPKPYHKFMAFKNFGELEHRPLLVDLTIEDQSRLKVIYGSAEGFHAVDLDSAEVYDIYLPKHTQGAIIPHCIVALPNSNGMQLLLCYDNEGVYVNTVGRVSKNIVLQWGEMPTSVAYIGTGQIMGWGNKAIEIRSVESGHLDGVFMHKKAQRLKFLCERNDKVFFSSAKGASSCQIYFMTLNKPGMANW, from the exons GGCCGTCACACGAAGACTGGTCAATTGGCTGCCATAAAGGTGATGGACGTCACCGAGGACGAAGAGGAGGAGATCAAGCTGGAGATCAATGTGCTAAAGAAATACTCGAATCACCGCAACATTGCCACCTACTACGGTGCCTTCATCAAGAAGTCACCGCCTGGGAAGGACGATCAGCTATGGCTGGTGATGGAGTACTGTGGTGCTGGATCGGTGACGGATCTGGTCAAGTCCACCAAGGGTCAGAGCCTGAAGGAGGAGTGGATCGCCTACATTTGCCGCGAGATCCTGCGGGGCCTGAGCTACCTGCACTCGAACAAAGTCATCCATCGCGACATCAAGGGGCAGAATGTGCTCCTCACCGACAATGCCGAGGTGAAGCTGGTGGACTTTGGTGTGTCCGCTCAGCTGGATCGCACGATAGGCCGGCGCAACACATTCATCG GTACTCCCTACTGGATGGCCCCCGAGGTCATTGCCTGCGACGAGAATCCCGACGCCACGTACGACAATCGCTCCGATCTGTGGTCGCTGGGCATCACCGCCCTGGAGATGGCTGAGTCACAGCCCCCGCTCTGCGATCTGCATCCGATGCGCGCCCTCTTCCTGATTCCGCGCAACTCGCCACCCAGACTCAAATCGAAGAAGTGGTCCAAGAAGTTTCACGGCTTTATTGACACGGTGCTAG TTAAGGACTATCACCAGCGGCCTTACACCGAGAACCTGCTGAAGCACGGCTTCATCAAGGACCAGCCCACAGATCGCCAGGTGCGCATCCAGCTGAAGGACCACATCGATCGCTGCAAGAAGCGcaagcaggagaaggagcgcGAGGACTATCGCTACTCGGGCTccgacaacgacgacgacgaacCGCAGCTGGCCGGCGAGCACAGCTCCATTGTCCAGGCACCAGGCGGCGATACGTTGCGCCGCAACTTCCAGCAGATCCAGGAGGGTCGCCTGGCcgccgagcagcagcagcagcatcacctGATGGCCCAGGCGCAGGCCCAGGCGGCTGCCGCCCATGCCGCTGCCCAGGCACAGGCGcaactccagcagcagcaacaacaggctgcggcggcggcagcagcggcggcccATGCAGCACAACAGGCTCAGCAGGCCGcccagcagcaggcgcaggcCCAGCAGCCCCAGGCCAATCGGCAGCCGAAACCGCCATCG cGCCAGCAGGTTGAGGAGCCGGGTCCGCCGGCACGGCCGCCACAGCGCCTGATCGTGGTGCCGGATCCGCCGCACGCCAATCGGCCATTGCCACCGACCCCCAAGTGCGGCGAGCCGGCGGGACAGacgccgcagcaacagcagcgcaaCTCGCAGAATAACTTCAAGCCATCG ttaCCACCAAGGAGACCTGAG GATCATTTGGATGTGTTAGCAGCACAATTAAGTGAATTGGGCGTGGTCTTCTCCCAACAGCCACAGCCGCAGACGGCCGCCGGTGGCCAGGGATCCCAGCAGCAGGCACAGCCGGAGGCGCCGCCTCGCAACAATCGCCAGTCGAGCGGTCTGTCCTCCTCCGGGGGATCGGCATCCGGAGGCGGCGGCTCATCCAAGCCGGCCGCCGCACTGCCGCAACAGTCGAACAATCATCTGGGCCAGCCGGTGAATCCACTGGATCCCTTGGACAGCAGCGATTCGGACAGCGAGCCGGATGAGCCCAACGATCGGGCCAGGAACGATGGAACTCTACTGGCCAGTGATCCGCCCAAGCCACT GCCCGGCTTGGGACCCGTCTCCGAGGACGTCAGCACGACAACGCCCTTGAGTCACGGCAGCGGTGGACCGCCCAACCGCCCACTGCCGCCCACGCCCGACGACGACGATCAGGCCGGCGATCGGACTTTGATCATGAAGCGC AAACTAGAGCAGAACATAAACCGCCTGCAAAAGTCCGCCTCCACATCGCAAGCCAATGTGACACCGTCGCGTCGCGGCGATGAATCCAATTTGCTAAGAGACTGGGACTTTGATCGCTTCTTCCCCAAGAACGCAAACGGTCCAAGGGGCAGTGGACGTGGTAGTCCGACTACCACTGCCAGCCTGAGCCGCAGCTCCCAGCTGAGCACGCTGAAGGTGGATACGAAGCTTCAGAGGGCCAGTGTGGCGGAGGCCATCACCAGACCAGTTCCCAGGGGCTATCAGCCACTGAAGGCCGAACCAACTGCCAGCCAAAGTATTGCCAAAGAACaaggatcgggatcgggatcgggaagTGCAAGTGGTAGCGGAAGCAGTGGTAGCACCAATTCCCCAGCGCATAAGCGCCAGGACTCGGACTCCCGACTGCCGATGAACTTTGAGCGCGGCTTTCGACGCGAGAACTCGGACTTCTTCCCGTTGGCCAAGCGATACTCGGCTGTGTTCAGTGGTGCCACTGCATCGGGATCCACAGCGGGATCGCCCTCAGCACAGGCACTGCAGAGGTCGAGCGCTGTGTACCAAAGGAACAGCATttacaacagcagcatcagcagtaAGAGCAAGGAGAATGCCGCGCCTGGAACgccaggagcagctgcagcaggaacTGCCACTGTCACGGCCACGGCCAGTGCCAAACCAGGAGCAACTGCATCCACAACCACTGCCACCAAGGGAGCTGCTCCAAAGACCTCCAAGTCCCTGGGCAACTTTCACTTCCTGCGACCGCGTCGCGAAAAGACTGAATCCGTCATTGTGCTGCAGAATGCTGCCGTTCGCGCccaaaggcagcagcaactgcagcagcagcagcagcaacaacagcagcaactgcagcagcaacagcagcagcag AATcgaggaggcggcggcggaggaggcggtggcagCAGCGGCGTGGGCGCCGATGGCACTGGATTGGGAACTCCTGGGACAAGGACCAGCAGTGTCCTGCCGGATCTACTCAGCCAGGCGTCGCCGGCAACGCCACCGCGCCATGATAAATCATCCAGTGAGGAG AAGCAGCGCAGTTTCCTGACCTTTGGCTTTGGGGCCGGCGGCTCTGGTCCCTCGCGACGGGAGTCGCACGTCAATGTCAATGTAACGCCCACCTCCCACGAGGCGGCCAACGATACGCCCGAGATCCGTAAGTATAAGAAGCGCTTCAACTCGGAGATCCTGTGCGCAGCGCTGTGGGGCGTCAACCTGCTGATTGGAACGGAGAATGGCTTAATGCTGCTAGATCGATCCGGTCAGGGCAAG GTATACCAGCTCATCTCGCGACGCCGTTTCCAGCAAATGGAGGTGCTAGAGGGCCAGAACATATTGGTCACCATATCCGGCAAGAAGAACCGAGTGCGCGTCTACTACTTGTCCTGGCTAAAGTCAAAGATCTTGCGCACCGACGGACTCTCCGAT CAAGTGGAGCGTCGGAACGGTTGGATAAACGTGGGTGATCTGCAAGGTGCTGTACATTTTAAGATTGTCAAATACGAGAGGATTAAGTTCCTAGTGATTGCATTAAAAGACTctattgaaatttatgcatgGGCTCCCAAACCATATCacaaatttatggcatttaaG AATTTTGGTGAACTGGAACATCGCCCGCTTTTGGTCGATCTCACCATTGAGGATCAGTCGAGACTGAAGGTGATCTATGGCTCCGCCGAGGGTTTCCATGCGGTTGATTTAGACTCAGCTGAAGTATACGATATCTATCTTCCCAAGCAT ACTCAGGGTGCAATCATTCCGCATTGTATTGTGGCGCTTCCCAACTCAAATGGCATGCAATTGCTGCTTTGCTACGACAATGAGGGCGTCTATGTGAACACAGTGGGCCGGGTTTCCAAGAACATTGTACTGCAG TGGGGCGAGATGCCCACCTCGGTGGCCTACATTGGCACTGGACAAATCATGGGCTGGGGCAATAAAGCAATAGAG ATACGTTCCGTTGAGAGCGGCCATTTGGATGGTGTGTTCATGCACAAAAAGGCGCAGCGCTTGAAATTCCTTTGCGAGCGAAACGACAAAGTATTCTTCAGCAGTGCCAAAGGTGCTTCATCGTGTCAAATCTACTTTATGACGCTCAACAAGCCGGGCATGGCCAATTGGTAA